A segment of the Acidimicrobiia bacterium genome:
CAGTCCCATCGCCGGCCACATCGATGGCATCTGGGCCAACGATTACATCGAGACCCCTGCCCCGCCGGGCTTCCTCGACCGCCTCGACATTCGCGAATCCGAGCGACGGATCACCCGCCTCGGCTACACGCTCGACAACACCGGAAAGACCAAGGCCGTCTTCGAAGTCAACAAGGGCGTGAACAAGAACCCCCAGGTCGACGTGAACTCGCGCATGTCCGAGGAGCAGCGCCGGGTGCCCATCCGGCACATGATCTATATCGCCGACGGTCCCAGCGATGTGCCGGTCTTCTCGATTCTCAACCAGCACGGTGGCAAGACCCTCGGTGTCT
Coding sequences within it:
- a CDS encoding haloacid dehalogenase-like hydrolase — protein: SPIAGHIDGIWANDYIETPAPPGFLDRLDIRESERRITRLGYTLDNTGKTKAVFEVNKGVNKNPQVDVNSRMSEEQRRVPIRHMIYIADGPSDVPVFSILNQHGGKTLGVYNTEPVNNFAQVKRLQEQGRIQGMAKADYREGEAAFLWLMDSLDQIADEIVTARRRAFAQIPRAPGHVDED